The Amycolatopsis viridis genome window below encodes:
- a CDS encoding MarR family winged helix-turn-helix transcriptional regulator, whose translation MDTGSGRLRTLPSWMLSQTAQYAHRLVSEGLSEVGARGYHYRLLTALEESGPASQAALGRRSAIHLSDLVATITELADQGLVSREPDPADRRRNVITITPAGRRQLKRLEKRIARVQDELLAPLTAAERDQLTTLLTRLLDHHARNA comes from the coding sequence ATGGACACCGGTTCCGGACGATTGCGCACCCTGCCCAGCTGGATGCTCAGCCAGACCGCGCAGTACGCACACCGGCTCGTCAGCGAGGGCCTGTCCGAGGTCGGCGCGCGCGGCTACCACTACCGGCTGCTGACCGCGCTCGAGGAGTCCGGCCCGGCGAGCCAGGCGGCGCTCGGCCGGCGCAGCGCCATCCACCTGTCCGACCTGGTGGCGACCATCACCGAGCTGGCCGACCAGGGCCTGGTCAGCCGCGAACCCGACCCGGCCGACCGCCGGCGCAACGTCATCACGATCACGCCCGCGGGCCGGCGGCAGCTCAAGCGGCTGGAGAAGCGGATCGCCCGGGTCCAGGACGAGCTCCTCGCCCCGCTGACCGCGGCGGAACGGGACCAGCTGACCACCCTGCTGACCCGGCTGCTGGACCACCACGCCCGCAACGCCTGA
- a CDS encoding epoxide hydrolase family protein, translated as MTAKPFRIDISQSALDDLAARLDRVRWPDELPGAGWDYGIPLARVRELAERWRDAYDWRAHEAELNAFPQFTDEIDGQTVHYLHVRSPRADALPLVLTHGWPGSVVEFLDVIEPLSRDFHLVIPSIPGFGFSGPTRDRGWDVTRVARAWAELMHRLGYRRYGAQGGDWGAAISTALAAADPDHVAGVHVNYLPTPPPPGGITGLSAEDERRLAHTAAYAANRPAYQILHLTTPQTIAYALTDSPAGQLAWIAERFAKWTDPASRIPDDRVLTDVMLYWLTGTAGSAARLGKESVYGAGREPCSAPVGVAVFAHDITLSVRPVAERLFDIRHWSEFDRGGHFAAMEVPELFTGDVRTFFGSLA; from the coding sequence ATGACCGCGAAACCGTTCCGCATCGACATCTCCCAGTCCGCACTCGACGACCTCGCCGCCCGCCTGGACCGCGTCCGCTGGCCGGACGAACTGCCCGGCGCGGGCTGGGACTACGGCATCCCGCTGGCGCGGGTCCGCGAACTCGCCGAGCGCTGGCGCGACGCCTACGACTGGCGTGCCCACGAGGCGGAGTTGAACGCCTTCCCGCAGTTCACCGACGAGATCGACGGCCAGACCGTGCACTACCTGCACGTGCGGTCGCCCCGGGCGGACGCCCTCCCGCTGGTTCTCACGCACGGCTGGCCCGGGTCGGTGGTGGAGTTCCTGGACGTGATCGAACCGCTGTCGCGCGATTTCCACCTGGTGATCCCGTCGATCCCCGGGTTCGGGTTCTCCGGGCCGACCCGGGACCGCGGCTGGGACGTCACCAGGGTGGCCCGCGCCTGGGCCGAGCTGATGCACCGCCTGGGATACCGCCGCTACGGGGCGCAGGGCGGCGACTGGGGAGCGGCGATCTCGACGGCGCTCGCCGCGGCCGACCCGGACCACGTGGCCGGCGTGCACGTGAACTACCTGCCCACGCCACCGCCTCCGGGCGGCATCACCGGACTGTCCGCAGAGGACGAACGGCGCCTGGCGCACACCGCCGCGTACGCGGCGAACCGGCCCGCGTACCAGATCCTGCACCTGACCACGCCGCAGACGATCGCCTACGCGCTGACCGATTCCCCGGCCGGCCAGCTGGCCTGGATCGCCGAACGGTTCGCGAAGTGGACGGACCCGGCGTCGCGGATCCCGGACGACCGGGTGCTGACCGACGTGATGCTGTACTGGCTGACCGGTACCGCGGGATCGGCGGCGCGGCTGGGCAAGGAAAGCGTCTACGGCGCCGGGCGGGAACCGTGCTCCGCACCGGTGGGCGTGGCGGTGTTCGCGCACGACATCACCTTGTCCGTGCGGCCGGTCGCCGAGCGGCTCTTCGACATCCGGCACTGGAGCGAGTTCGACCGCGGCGGTCACTTCGCCGCGATGGAGGTGCCGGAGCTGTTCACCGGGGACGTGCGGACGTTCTTCGGCAGCCTCGCCTGA
- a CDS encoding universal stress protein, with product MEEYGPAWRPGPFERGTDGPHVVLAGIDGSATALRAGAYAAGLARRQRSRLVLVYVLAPTAWTGMATGLLAAAQEQAYQAAIEEMRGPIRTLADEAALPVTFIVRRGDAVTELRRAAVELHADLVVVGASESRGHRIVGSVATRLVRAGLWPVTVVP from the coding sequence GTGGAGGAGTACGGCCCGGCGTGGCGGCCGGGGCCGTTCGAACGGGGCACCGACGGGCCGCACGTGGTGCTCGCCGGGATCGACGGCTCCGCCACCGCGTTGCGGGCCGGCGCCTACGCGGCCGGCCTCGCGCGGCGGCAGCGGTCCCGGCTGGTGCTGGTCTACGTACTGGCACCGACGGCGTGGACCGGGATGGCGACCGGGCTGCTCGCCGCCGCGCAGGAACAGGCGTACCAGGCGGCGATCGAGGAGATGCGCGGGCCGATCCGCACGCTCGCCGACGAGGCCGCCCTGCCGGTCACGTTCATCGTCCGTCGCGGCGACGCCGTCACCGAGCTGCGCCGGGCGGCCGTCGAGCTGCACGCCGACCTCGTCGTCGTCGGCGCGTCGGAGAGCAGGGGGCACCGCATCGTCGGTTCGGTCGCCACCCGCCTGGTGCGGGCCGGCTTGTGGCCCGTCACCGTGGTGCCCTGA
- the ilvA gene encoding threonine ammonia-lyase IlvA → MGNGPDPVRAADVAMAAARFAGVIEPTPLHRSDRLSRQHGVDVRLKREDLSAVRSYKGRGAYNLVSQLSPEERARGVVCASAGNHGQGVAFACAALGVLARVYLPRTTPRQKRDRVARLGGEHVQIVMHGDTYDDAAAAAQAYAASTGTTMIPAFDDPRTIAGQGTVIKEAIEQLGRAPDVVVVPVGGGGLLAGTLAWLRETHPGVRVVGAEPQGAASMALALEHGGPVAMETIDPFVDGAAVRLVGEHTYALAAERRPDMVAVPEGRICVEMLDLYQSDGIIAEPAGALSPAALGPGLGLAPGATVLCIVSGGNNDVSRYAEVVERALVFEGRKHYFLVEFPQEPGALRRFLDDVLGPDDDITLFEYVKRNNRETGPALVGIELGAPENLEPMMKRMAAGPHRVERVPPDSPLFAFLV, encoded by the coding sequence GTGGGTAACGGGCCAGACCCGGTTCGGGCGGCCGACGTGGCGATGGCGGCCGCCCGGTTCGCCGGGGTCATCGAGCCGACGCCACTGCACCGCAGCGACCGGCTGTCCCGGCAGCACGGCGTGGACGTGCGGCTCAAGCGCGAGGACCTGTCCGCGGTCCGCTCGTACAAGGGCCGCGGTGCCTACAACCTGGTGAGCCAGCTCTCCCCCGAGGAGCGTGCGCGTGGCGTGGTCTGCGCGAGCGCCGGCAACCACGGGCAGGGAGTGGCCTTCGCCTGCGCGGCACTGGGTGTGCTGGCCCGCGTCTACCTGCCGCGCACCACGCCGCGGCAGAAGCGGGACCGGGTTGCGCGGCTCGGCGGTGAGCACGTGCAGATCGTGATGCACGGCGACACCTACGACGACGCGGCGGCCGCGGCGCAGGCGTACGCGGCGAGCACCGGCACCACGATGATCCCGGCGTTCGACGATCCGCGCACCATCGCCGGGCAGGGCACCGTGATCAAGGAGGCCATCGAGCAGCTGGGCAGGGCACCGGACGTGGTGGTGGTGCCGGTCGGCGGCGGCGGCCTGCTCGCCGGGACGCTGGCCTGGCTGCGCGAGACGCACCCCGGGGTGCGGGTGGTCGGGGCCGAACCGCAGGGCGCGGCCAGCATGGCCCTCGCGCTCGAGCACGGCGGACCGGTCGCGATGGAGACCATCGACCCGTTCGTCGACGGCGCCGCGGTCCGGCTCGTGGGTGAGCACACCTACGCACTGGCCGCCGAGCGCCGCCCCGACATGGTCGCCGTGCCCGAGGGCCGCATCTGCGTCGAGATGCTCGACCTCTACCAGTCCGACGGCATCATCGCCGAACCCGCCGGCGCGCTCTCCCCGGCCGCGCTCGGGCCCGGCCTCGGGCTGGCGCCCGGTGCCACCGTGCTGTGCATCGTCTCCGGTGGCAACAACGACGTCAGCCGCTACGCCGAGGTCGTCGAGCGGGCCCTGGTCTTCGAGGGGCGCAAGCACTACTTCCTGGTCGAGTTCCCGCAGGAACCGGGGGCGCTGCGCCGCTTCCTCGACGACGTGCTCGGGCCGGACGACGACATCACGCTGTTCGAATACGTCAAGCGCAACAACCGCGAAACCGGCCCCGCGCTGGTCGGCATCGAGCTCGGCGCACCGGAGAACCTCGAGCCGATGATGAAGCGCATGGCGGCCGGGCCGCACCGCGTCGAGCGCGTGCCGCCGGACAGCCCGCTGTTCGCCTTCCTGGTCTGA
- a CDS encoding TetR/AcrR family transcriptional regulator has product MQIIDEVQPDLGLSPAEQARRSQIIAATLATIAELGYRRTSFARIKERAGLSSTRLIGYHFGTKAGLIQAVVTTALGMRDRYLEERAAGTTDRTAMLRALIETEIEFARDHPECVRVLREVAAHADDPDGWPVAGPLLSGFRTGRIERLLKQGQAEGAFGDFPADIAARTIAQSIDGAIDAHAGNPGPDLAAYGRQLADFFEQAVAPKP; this is encoded by the coding sequence ATGCAGATAATCGACGAGGTGCAGCCCGACCTGGGCCTGAGCCCGGCCGAGCAGGCACGGCGTTCGCAGATCATCGCCGCGACCCTGGCGACGATCGCGGAGCTGGGGTACCGGCGGACGTCGTTCGCACGGATCAAGGAGCGGGCCGGGCTGAGCAGCACCCGCCTGATCGGCTACCACTTCGGCACCAAGGCGGGTCTCATCCAGGCGGTCGTGACCACGGCGCTGGGCATGCGGGACCGGTACCTGGAGGAGCGGGCCGCCGGGACGACCGACCGCACCGCGATGCTGCGGGCTCTGATCGAGACAGAGATCGAGTTCGCGCGCGACCACCCCGAATGCGTCCGCGTGCTGCGCGAGGTGGCCGCCCACGCCGACGATCCGGACGGCTGGCCGGTGGCCGGGCCGCTGCTGAGCGGGTTCCGCACCGGGCGCATCGAACGGCTGCTGAAGCAGGGGCAGGCCGAAGGAGCCTTCGGCGACTTCCCGGCCGACATCGCGGCCCGCACGATCGCGCAGAGCATCGACGGCGCGATCGACGCCCACGCCGGCAACCCGGGTCCGGACCTCGCGGCCTACGGGCGGCAGCTCGCCGACTTCTTCGAGCAGGCGGTCGCGCCCAAGCCCTGA
- a CDS encoding TetR-like C-terminal domain-containing protein, translating to MPATTTARPGGRSARVRAAVHRAVVEFLADNPAEGLTLPLIAGRAGVHPTTLYRRWGSVADLMADVASSRFSGDIVVPDTGSLREDLYRWAADVATDLADPDVLALTRATIGSGPEGGCACTADRHAQLTAILDRERARGGTAPETLHAADALLGPLYYRAIFVGQPADPGWTRELVDRLLR from the coding sequence ATGCCCGCCACCACCACCGCGCGCCCCGGCGGCCGCTCCGCGCGGGTGCGCGCCGCCGTGCACCGCGCCGTCGTCGAGTTCCTCGCCGACAACCCCGCCGAAGGCCTGACCCTGCCGCTGATCGCCGGCCGGGCCGGCGTCCACCCGACCACCCTCTACCGCCGCTGGGGGTCGGTCGCGGACCTGATGGCCGACGTCGCGAGCAGCAGGTTCAGCGGCGACATCGTGGTCCCCGACACCGGGTCGCTGCGGGAGGACCTCTACCGGTGGGCCGCGGACGTGGCGACCGACCTGGCGGACCCGGACGTGCTCGCGCTCACCCGGGCCACGATCGGGTCCGGACCGGAAGGCGGCTGCGCGTGCACCGCCGACCGGCACGCCCAGCTGACCGCGATCCTCGACCGGGAGCGCGCCCGCGGCGGGACGGCGCCGGAGACCCTGCACGCGGCCGATGCCCTGCTCGGGCCGCTGTACTACCGGGCGATCTTCGTCGGCCAGCCGGCCGATCCGGGCTGGACGAGGGAACTGGTCGACCGGCTGCTCAGGTAA
- a CDS encoding MFS transporter: MSVSPAVAAPATRRRARLPQPVAFTAVAVIFVLFMAASSVPSPLYVVYQQEWGFSSMTLTVVFAVYVLGLIASLLVVGALSDHVGRRPVLAAAIVGEVVSLVLFLVAGDVSALFAARLVQGVATGAAMSVLGATLVDLNPAHAPSRAGVISSIAPTSGLALGALGCGALVQFAPAPTHLVYVLLLAGMVVALALVAGLPETSARRPGALASLAPRLGVPARLRPDLVALLPILLSSWSLGGLYLSLGPSVAAGIFGLTNHLVGGFVVTLLCATGALTSLVLRSAPVGAVLQAGAALLAVGMGITLAGVLADIVALAAVGTLVSGVGFGAAALASFGTLARLAAPGERGELFSVVYVIAYLAFSVPAVIAGFAATAAGLRPTAIVYGFAVGGLAVLAVIAQSVRAARR, translated from the coding sequence ATGTCCGTTTCCCCCGCCGTCGCCGCTCCCGCGACCCGTCGCAGAGCCCGGTTGCCGCAGCCGGTGGCGTTCACGGCGGTCGCGGTGATCTTCGTGCTGTTCATGGCCGCCTCCAGTGTCCCGTCCCCGCTCTACGTCGTCTACCAGCAGGAATGGGGCTTCTCGTCGATGACGCTCACCGTGGTCTTCGCGGTGTACGTCCTGGGGTTGATCGCGTCGCTGCTGGTCGTGGGGGCCTTGTCGGACCACGTCGGACGACGGCCGGTGCTGGCCGCCGCCATCGTCGGCGAGGTGGTGTCGCTGGTGCTCTTCCTGGTCGCCGGGGATGTCTCGGCGCTGTTCGCCGCCCGCCTCGTGCAGGGCGTGGCGACGGGTGCGGCGATGTCCGTGCTCGGTGCCACCCTGGTCGACCTGAACCCGGCGCACGCGCCCAGCCGCGCCGGGGTGATCAGCAGCATCGCGCCGACCTCCGGGCTCGCCCTCGGTGCCCTGGGCTGCGGCGCCCTCGTCCAGTTCGCGCCTGCCCCGACCCACCTGGTCTACGTGTTGCTGCTCGCCGGAATGGTCGTCGCGCTCGCGCTGGTCGCCGGCCTGCCGGAGACCTCGGCCCGCCGCCCCGGTGCGCTGGCCTCGCTCGCCCCGCGGCTCGGGGTGCCGGCGCGGTTGCGCCCGGACCTGGTCGCGCTGCTCCCGATCCTGCTCTCCAGCTGGTCGCTCGGCGGCCTGTACCTGTCGCTCGGGCCGTCCGTGGCCGCCGGGATCTTCGGTCTCACCAACCACCTTGTCGGCGGGTTCGTCGTGACCCTGCTGTGCGCGACGGGTGCGCTGACCTCGCTGGTGCTGCGCTCGGCCCCGGTCGGCGCGGTGCTGCAGGCCGGCGCGGCGCTGCTCGCCGTGGGGATGGGAATCACGCTGGCCGGTGTCCTGGCGGACATCGTCGCGCTCGCGGCCGTCGGCACGCTGGTGTCCGGCGTGGGGTTCGGGGCGGCGGCGCTGGCCAGCTTCGGCACCCTGGCCCGGCTGGCCGCCCCCGGTGAGCGCGGGGAGCTGTTCTCGGTGGTCTACGTCATCGCCTACCTCGCGTTCAGCGTGCCCGCGGTGATCGCCGGGTTCGCCGCGACCGCGGCCGGGCTGCGGCCCACCGCGATCGTCTACGGGTTCGCCGTCGGCGGGCTCGCGGTGCTCGCCGTGATCGCCCAATCGGTGCGTGCTGCCCGGCGGTGA
- a CDS encoding DUF4396 domain-containing protein, translating into MDHSTHEHTGHSGHLGHAGHAGQTAHRPPATWAAAAQATLHCLTGCAIGEVLGMIIGTAFGLHGAITVVLSVALAFVFGYALTMRGVLRAGVPWRTALKVALAADTVSIAVMEILDNFVMVTVPGAMDAGLGDALFWGSLAGSLVVAFAVTTPVNKWMIGRGKGHAVVHAYHH; encoded by the coding sequence ATGGACCACTCCACGCACGAGCACACCGGGCACAGTGGGCACCTCGGGCACGCCGGGCACGCTGGGCAGACAGCCCACCGGCCCCCGGCCACCTGGGCCGCGGCTGCGCAGGCCACCCTGCACTGCCTCACCGGCTGCGCGATCGGCGAGGTGCTGGGCATGATCATCGGCACCGCCTTCGGCCTGCACGGGGCGATCACCGTGGTGCTCTCCGTCGCGCTGGCCTTCGTGTTCGGCTACGCGCTCACCATGCGCGGTGTGCTGCGGGCCGGCGTGCCGTGGCGGACCGCGCTGAAGGTCGCGCTGGCCGCGGACACCGTCTCGATCGCGGTGATGGAGATCCTGGACAACTTCGTCATGGTGACCGTGCCCGGCGCGATGGACGCGGGCCTCGGCGACGCGCTGTTCTGGGGTTCCCTGGCCGGTTCGCTGGTCGTCGCGTTCGCCGTCACCACGCCGGTCAACAAGTGGATGATCGGGCGCGGCAAGGGGCACGCGGTCGTCCACGCCTACCACCACTGA
- a CDS encoding methyltransferase domain-containing protein, translating into MTETSFRADRIDPAGVERLAAILDAQAATPGVQRLRAWAHEALAVRPGERALEIGCGTGSEVQVLAAAAGADGAAIGLDPNAAMLALARQRAADSPARFVAADVAALPFAGETVDAVLCERVFQHLTDPAAAVAEIARVLRPGGRVVLVDTDWATGILHPGDPDLVRAVLDGMLSQTAEPAAGRKLAGWLSGAGLTVLDRGSQALMPDHESVRDTLLPMMVAHAAGRGAITREQGDRLLAEAAAGAARGDFHLSVTMFGVLARRR; encoded by the coding sequence GTGACGGAGACCTCCTTCCGCGCCGACCGGATCGACCCGGCCGGCGTCGAGCGCCTGGCCGCCATCCTGGACGCGCAGGCCGCGACCCCGGGCGTGCAGCGGTTGCGGGCCTGGGCGCACGAGGCGCTCGCCGTCCGGCCGGGGGAGCGGGCCCTGGAGATCGGGTGCGGCACCGGATCCGAGGTCCAGGTGCTCGCGGCCGCCGCGGGCGCGGACGGCGCGGCGATCGGGCTCGACCCCAACGCGGCCATGCTGGCCCTGGCGCGGCAGCGTGCGGCGGATTCGCCCGCCCGGTTCGTCGCCGCTGACGTCGCCGCGCTGCCCTTCGCCGGGGAGACCGTCGACGCTGTGCTGTGCGAGCGCGTCTTCCAGCACCTCACCGACCCGGCGGCCGCCGTCGCCGAGATCGCCCGCGTGCTGCGGCCCGGTGGCCGGGTGGTGCTGGTCGACACCGACTGGGCGACCGGCATCCTGCACCCCGGCGATCCGGACCTCGTCCGGGCGGTGCTGGACGGGATGCTCTCGCAAACCGCCGAACCGGCCGCCGGACGCAAGCTCGCCGGCTGGCTGAGCGGGGCCGGACTGACCGTGCTCGACCGCGGCTCGCAGGCGCTGATGCCCGACCACGAGTCGGTCCGCGACACCCTGCTGCCGATGATGGTCGCCCACGCCGCGGGGCGCGGCGCGATCACCCGCGAGCAGGGTGACCGGCTCCTCGCCGAAGCCGCGGCCGGCGCCGCGCGCGGCGACTTCCACCTGTCCGTGACGATGTTCGGGGTGCTGGCTCGGCGCCGGTGA
- a CDS encoding polyprenol monophosphomannose synthase, whose amino-acid sequence MGDSSPKVTVVVPTYNERDNLPKLVGQLTGLGLPGLHVLVVDDNSPDGTGDVADKLATEDPGRIGVLHRTEKDGLGRAYVAGITRALDEGADIVIQMDADLSHPVEAVPRMIEKLATSDAAVVLGSRYVAGGSLAGDWGWHRKALSAWANFYVNAILRLRVKDATAGFKAWRAETLRRIDIATIRSNGYAFQVEMNYRTVQQGLRIAEIPIRFEERADGVSKMSLAVQLESALMPWKLLFGRKLG is encoded by the coding sequence ATGGGAGACAGCTCCCCGAAGGTCACGGTCGTCGTTCCGACCTACAACGAGCGGGACAACCTGCCCAAGCTGGTCGGACAGCTCACCGGACTCGGGCTGCCCGGCCTGCACGTGCTCGTGGTGGACGACAACTCGCCGGACGGTACCGGCGACGTCGCGGACAAGCTCGCGACCGAGGACCCGGGCCGCATCGGGGTGCTGCACCGGACCGAAAAGGACGGTCTCGGCCGCGCCTACGTCGCCGGCATCACGCGCGCGCTCGACGAGGGCGCCGACATCGTGATCCAGATGGACGCCGACCTGTCCCACCCCGTCGAGGCGGTCCCGCGGATGATCGAGAAGCTGGCGACGTCGGACGCGGCCGTGGTGCTCGGATCCCGCTACGTGGCGGGCGGCTCGCTGGCCGGGGACTGGGGCTGGCACCGCAAGGCGCTGTCGGCGTGGGCGAACTTCTACGTCAACGCGATCCTGCGGCTGCGGGTCAAGGACGCCACCGCCGGGTTCAAGGCCTGGCGCGCGGAGACGCTGCGGCGCATCGACATCGCCACGATCCGCAGCAACGGCTACGCGTTCCAGGTCGAGATGAACTACCGCACGGTCCAGCAGGGCCTGCGGATCGCCGAGATCCCGATCCGGTTCGAGGAGCGCGCGGACGGCGTGTCGAAGATGAGCCTCGCGGTGCAGCTGGAGTCCGCGCTGATGCCGTGGAAGCTGTTGTTCGGCCGCAAACTGGGCTGA
- a CDS encoding S9 family peptidase translates to MTDDPFADLDAYVRLPRLSGLALSPDGRRLVVGVAAPDVPKNRYTTALWEVDPAGERPARRLTRSAEGESGAAFTPSGDLLFVSARPDTGAEGEDAPKSALWVQPAAGGDARVVAAPAGGVRGVVVAAEVGTVLAGAPMMPSATSAEHDAEVRKARKDAGVSAILHEEYPIRYWDHDLGPDRTRLVVADGVPAGEERLELRDLTGHAGRALDDEASWDVSPDGRTVVTTWVVPEAGGSQRTTVVAIDAATGERRVLAADPDHEFEAPRISPDGTRVAVSVYRRSTPDAPGDHWLALVPLAGGDPRPLTRDWDRWPHSARWLPDGSALVVAADDQGRSPLWKVDATSGEVTRLTADDGAYTEPRVSPDGQWVYALRSAVDHPPAPVRVALDGSAVQPLPGPAEALGLDAAVPGRLDEVTATAEDGTPLRAWLALPRDAGPDAPAPLLLWIHGGPLGSWNAWQWRWNPWLAVAQGYAVLLPDPAISTGYGYDFIQRGWGAWGAAPYTDLMAITDAAEQHPAVDETRTAAMGGSFGGYMANWVAGHTDRFRAIVTHASLWALDQFGPTTDATYYWQRELTPEMAEANSPHRFADRIRTPMLVIHGDKDYRVPIGEGLRLWWDLVSRSAAGDGSTPHKFLYFPDENHWVLTPHHAKIWYSTVFAFLAQHVLGKDWQRPDLLG, encoded by the coding sequence GTGACCGACGATCCCTTCGCCGACCTCGACGCCTACGTCCGCCTGCCGCGGTTGTCCGGGCTGGCGCTCTCCCCGGACGGCCGGCGGCTCGTCGTCGGTGTCGCCGCCCCTGATGTCCCGAAGAACCGCTACACCACGGCGTTGTGGGAGGTGGACCCGGCCGGTGAGCGCCCGGCGCGGCGGCTGACCCGCAGTGCCGAGGGCGAGTCCGGTGCCGCCTTCACCCCGTCCGGTGATCTGTTGTTCGTCTCCGCACGCCCGGACACCGGTGCCGAAGGCGAGGACGCGCCGAAGAGCGCGCTGTGGGTGCAGCCGGCCGCGGGCGGGGACGCCCGGGTCGTCGCAGCCCCGGCGGGCGGGGTGCGCGGCGTGGTCGTCGCGGCGGAGGTCGGCACGGTGCTGGCCGGTGCGCCGATGATGCCGTCGGCCACGAGCGCGGAACACGACGCGGAGGTCCGCAAGGCACGCAAGGACGCCGGGGTCTCGGCGATCCTGCACGAGGAGTACCCCATCCGGTACTGGGACCACGATCTCGGCCCGGACCGCACCCGGCTCGTCGTGGCCGACGGCGTGCCGGCGGGGGAGGAGCGGCTCGAGCTGCGCGACCTCACCGGGCACGCCGGGCGGGCACTGGACGACGAGGCGTCCTGGGACGTGTCGCCGGACGGCCGCACCGTCGTCACCACCTGGGTGGTGCCGGAGGCGGGCGGGTCGCAGCGCACGACGGTGGTCGCGATCGACGCGGCCACCGGGGAGCGCCGCGTGCTGGCCGCCGATCCGGACCACGAGTTCGAGGCACCGCGGATCTCGCCCGACGGCACCCGCGTCGCGGTCTCGGTGTACCGCCGCTCGACGCCGGACGCGCCCGGCGACCACTGGCTCGCGCTGGTGCCGCTCGCCGGCGGCGACCCGCGGCCGCTGACCCGGGACTGGGACCGCTGGCCGCACTCGGCGCGGTGGCTGCCGGACGGGTCGGCGCTCGTCGTGGCCGCCGACGACCAGGGCCGCTCGCCGCTGTGGAAGGTCGATGCGACCAGCGGCGAGGTTACGCGCCTGACCGCCGACGACGGCGCCTACACCGAGCCGCGGGTCTCCCCGGACGGGCAGTGGGTTTACGCGCTGCGCTCGGCGGTGGACCACCCGCCCGCGCCGGTGCGGGTCGCCCTCGACGGGTCGGCCGTGCAGCCGCTGCCGGGCCCGGCCGAGGCGCTCGGCCTCGATGCCGCGGTGCCCGGCAGGCTCGACGAGGTCACCGCGACCGCGGAGGACGGCACACCGCTGCGGGCGTGGCTCGCGCTCCCGCGGGACGCGGGCCCGGACGCGCCGGCGCCGCTCCTGCTGTGGATCCACGGCGGCCCGCTGGGCTCGTGGAACGCCTGGCAGTGGCGGTGGAACCCGTGGCTGGCCGTCGCCCAGGGCTACGCGGTCCTGCTGCCGGACCCGGCGATCTCCACCGGCTACGGGTACGACTTCATCCAGCGCGGCTGGGGCGCTTGGGGTGCGGCGCCGTACACCGACCTGATGGCGATCACCGATGCGGCCGAGCAGCACCCCGCCGTCGACGAGACCCGCACGGCCGCGATGGGCGGGTCGTTCGGCGGCTACATGGCCAACTGGGTCGCCGGGCACACCGACCGGTTCCGGGCGATCGTCACGCACGCCTCGCTGTGGGCGCTGGACCAGTTCGGGCCCACCACCGACGCCACGTACTACTGGCAGCGGGAGCTGACGCCGGAGATGGCCGAAGCCAATTCGCCGCACCGCTTCGCCGACCGGATCCGCACCCCGATGCTCGTCATCCACGGCGACAAGGACTACCGCGTGCCGATCGGGGAGGGGCTGCGGCTGTGGTGGGACCTGGTGTCCCGCTCCGCCGCCGGGGACGGGTCGACCCCGCACAAGTTCCTCTACTTCCCCGACGAGAACCACTGGGTGCTGACCCCGCACCACGCCAAGATCTGGTACTCCACGGTGTTCGCGTTCCTCGCGCAGCACGTGCTGGGCAAGGACTGGCAGCGGCCCGACCTGCTCGGCTGA
- a CDS encoding ANTAR domain-containing response regulator produces MTERRADPLARLDHVAQALDDLRGQAAEQPLEVVAKGIADNAVATLPEADAATITAVAEDGHLYTLAATDEGIVDIDECQYRTRRGPCVEAATRRHPVRAVVGEHEQEWPEFTAAAKAAGINTYLSVPLVLPGDDEEDEVVGGLDMYSLTAQAFDDYDEHVMRLFTTAACDAFINARRWAATNRKIGQLEAALTSRAEIDQAKGVLMAIHGCTAEEAFTRLVEESQRTNTKLAAVARALIESLRR; encoded by the coding sequence ATGACCGAGCGCCGCGCGGATCCCCTCGCCCGCCTCGATCACGTGGCTCAGGCGCTGGACGACCTGCGCGGCCAGGCCGCCGAGCAGCCGCTGGAAGTGGTCGCGAAGGGAATCGCGGACAACGCGGTCGCCACCCTGCCGGAGGCCGACGCGGCGACGATCACCGCCGTGGCCGAGGACGGTCACCTCTACACGCTGGCAGCCACCGACGAGGGCATCGTCGACATCGACGAGTGCCAGTACCGGACGCGTCGCGGTCCGTGCGTGGAGGCCGCGACCCGCCGCCATCCGGTGCGCGCCGTGGTCGGCGAGCACGAGCAGGAGTGGCCCGAGTTCACCGCGGCGGCCAAGGCGGCCGGCATCAACACCTACCTGTCGGTGCCGCTGGTGCTGCCCGGCGACGACGAGGAGGACGAGGTGGTCGGCGGGCTGGACATGTACAGCCTGACCGCGCAGGCGTTCGACGACTACGACGAACACGTGATGCGCCTGTTCACCACCGCCGCGTGCGACGCCTTCATCAACGCGCGGCGCTGGGCGGCCACCAACCGCAAGATCGGCCAGCTGGAGGCCGCGCTGACCTCGCGCGCCGAGATCGACCAGGCCAAGGGGGTGCTGATGGCGATCCACGGCTGCACCGCGGAAGAGGCGTTCACCCGGCTGGTCGAGGAGTCGCAGCGGACGAACACCAAGCTCGCCGCCGTCGCGCGGGCGCTCATCGAGTCGCTGCGGCGCTGA